In the genome of Vallitalea longa, the window AAATAATCACTATTTAATAAATTACAGGTTAAGTAATATATCCAATATATTTTTAGCCTGTAAAAAATGCCTATATATAAATTAGGAATTAATTAGATTGATCGGGAAACGATGAATACCGATCTGGCCTCCAATTAAATTAAAGATAGGATATATATTTTTAAGTCTATTGACTGGTAGGCTTATTTGTTATAGAATTCTTGGATTAGCGATATCATAGAAAAAACATAATAACATGCTAAATGAAATATTTGTTAAAAATGTGTTGACGTAAGTAAAAATATATATTATAATTAATAACGAACATAAGTTCGGTTGACTTTTAATTTGAAAGGGGGAACCTAGTTAATAGGGCATTTATGAAAGAAGATAAAAAACGAGCATTAGAAGCAGCAATTTCCAATATTGAAAAGGCATATGGAAAAGGTGCAATAATGAAGTTAGGTGAATCCAGAGAAAATATGAATATTGAAACCATTCCTACAGGATCACTTAGTTTAGATATAGCACTTGGTGCGGGAGGTATTCCAAGAGGAAGAGTTATAGAGGTATTTGGACCTGAATCTAGTGGTAAAACAACTGTTGCATTACATATGGTAGCAGAAGCACAGAAAAAAGGCGGTATAGCTGGTTTCGTTGATGCTGAACATGCATTAGATCCTGAGTATGCGAAGAAAATTGGTGTAGATATTGATAATTTATATATATCACAACCTGACAATGGTGAACAAGCACTTGAGATTACTGAAACAATGGTTAGATCTGGTGCAATTGATATAGTTATAGTTGACTCGGTTGCTGCACTTGTTCCAAAAGCAGAAATTGAAGGGGAAATGGGAGATTCTCATGTAGGACTTCAAGCAAGGCTTATGTCTCAGGCGTTAAGAAAGTTGACAGGAAGTATTAATAAATCTAATTGTATTGTTATTTTTATAAATCAATTGCGTGAAAAAGTAGGAGTCATGTTTGGAAGTCCTGAAACTACTACTGGAGGTAGAGCACTAAAATTCTATTCATCTATCAGACTTGATGTCAGAAGGATTGAAACGCTAAAACAAAGTACTGACTTTATTGGAAATAGAGTTAGAGTTAAAGTTGTTAAGAATAAAATTGCTCCACCATTCAAAACAGCTGAATTTGACATAATGTTTGGAAAAGGTATATCAAAAGCAGGGGATATCTTAGACTTGGCGACTCAAGAGAATATAGTTAATAAAAGTGGTGCTTGGTATTCATATAATGAAACCAGATTAGGACAAGGAAGGGAAAATGCTAAGCAATATCTTATGGATAACCCTCAGTTGTTAACTGAAATAGATACGTTGGTTAGAAAACATTTCGATATACCAGTAGACGAAGTGAAAGATGATAAGAAAAAAGAAGAAGTTAAAAAAGAAACAACTAATGATAAAAAGAATAAAAACAAGTAGAAATTAGTTTTATATAAATAAATTGTTAATTAGTAATGGGACTGGTTATATACAGTCCTTTTTTATCTTATGGGAAAGGATAATTATGACTATAACAGATATTATTCAAAACAAAAGATTTAAAAACTATTATGATATACATATAGATGGAGAATATATGTTTTTTGTAACTTATAAGGAATTAAAGTTTTTGAAACTTAAGATAAATGATGACATTACAGAAGAATTTTTGCAAAAAATATATAGAGAATATATTATTTCGAGAGCTAAAAATAGGGCTTTAAGACTACTTACTAGAAAAGATATGACTAGAAAGGAAATTATCCAAAAATTAAAACTAACTGGTTATAATGACTATGTAACTAATAAAATAATATTATTTTTAGAAGAATATAATTTTATTAATGATAAAAAATACGTTGAAAAATATGTTAATTATAATCAAAAAAGAAAAAGTGTCAAAAAAATTGGTATGGAACTTACCCAAAAAGGGATTTCTAAGGATACGATAAATGAATATATAGAAAATATTGATTTTTGTGAAGAAGAAAATGCATATAATTTATTATATAAAAAATATAAAAATGTAGATACTATAGATAATAAAATAAAAAGAAGAATGATAGGTTATTTAATGAGAAAAGGTTATAATTATAGTTTAATTAATAAAGTAATTGACCAATTTATGCGAAAAAAAAATTTAACTAATACATAACAAATATGTAAAAAACGTTATGAAATATGTATACTATTTAAAAGAGTTTTTATTAAAACTTGACATAATTTCTAAAACGTTATAAAATTTATATGTTATGGAAAATAACATCATGCACAATGAAAAATAAATAATGAGGAGGTGTTACCATTTGATTGATAATCCAATAATACTAGTAATATTAATACTTGTCGTTGCAGTCGTGGTTGGAATAATAACTTTTAAGCTTGGTGTTTCTTATAGAAAGAAAGTAGCAGAGTCACAATATGGATCAGCTGAACAAAAGGCTAGAAAAATAGTTGATGAAGCTATAAAAGAAGCAGAATCTATTAAACGAGAAAGTCGTTTAGTGGTTAAAGAAGAAACTTACAAAATCAAAAGTGATTTGGATAAGGAAGTTAAAGAAAGACGAAACGAATTACAACGCCTTGAAAGACGACTTCTTCAAAAAGAAGAATCTTTGGATAAGAAATCTGATACTTTAGAAAGAAAAGAGAATCAGTTAGTATCTAAAGAAGAGCAATTATCTAAAATGAAAGCAGAAGTTTCTGAATTACAGAAAAAACATGTTAAAGAGTTAGAAAGAATTTCTGGCCTCACCTCCAATCAGGCAAAAGAGTACCTTTTGAAATCTGTTGAGAATGAAGTGAAACATGAAACAGCAATTTTAATTAAGGAAATGGAAGTTAGAGCAAAAGAAGAGGTCAATAAGAAATCAAGAGAAATATTGGCAAATGTAATACAGAAATGTGCAGTTGATCATGTGGCTGAGACTACTGTATCAGTAGTTCCTCTCCCAAGTGATGAGATGAAAGGAAGAATAATAGGTCGAGAAGGTAGAAACATTAGAACCTTAGAGACTTTAACAGGAATAGATCTTATTATTGATGATACCCCTGAAGCAGTTATACTTTCTGGATTTGACCCGATAAGAAGGGAAGTTGCAAGAATTGCACTTGAAAAATTAATTGTTGATGGAAGAATCCATCCAGCGAGAATCGAAGAAATGGTAGAGAAGGCTAAAAAAGAGGTAGAGAATATTATCCGTGAAGAAGGTGAAATGGCCACTTTCGACACAGGTGTTCATGGCTTACATCATGAATTAACAAGATTGTTAGGTAAAATGAAGTTTAGAACAAGTTATGGACAGAGTGTATTAAAACATTCTATTGAAGTATCTCACTTAAGTGGATTGATTGCCGGTGAAATAGGAGTAGATGTAAGAGTAGCTAAGAGAGCTGGTTTATTACATGATATTGGTAAATCAGTTGATCATGAAATGGAAGGTTCACATGTTTCCATAGGTGCAGACTTATGTAGGAAATATAAAGAATCTGAAGTGATTATTAATGCTGTTGAAGCACATCACGGTGATGTAGAACCTACAAGTCTAGTAGCTGTCATTGTACAAGCAGCTGATGCTATATCTGCTGCAAGACCAGGTGCACGACGTGAAACATTAGAAACATATATTAAAAGACTTCAACGTCTTGAAGAGATTGCTGCTGAATTTAAAGGTGTAGATAAATCTTTTGCTATTCAAGCAGGTAGAGAAATTAGAATTATGGTTATTCCAGACCAAACAAGTGATGAAGAAATGGTAGTACTTGCAAGAGAAATATCTAAAAAAATCGAGGATGAATTGGAATATCCAGGACAAATTAAAGTAAATGTTATAAGAGAAACAAGAGCAGTTGAATATGCTAAATAAATAAGAAGCGTGAGAAATCACGCTTCTTTGTTTTTTTGAGCTTTTTTAGATTAGTTTGTAGAAAAAAGGTATTATATATTTATTGAAAAAAATAAAAACTAATATTCTGCATAAAAATTGATTGAAAAAAAGGAAAAGACTATTTCTTATTGAATATTTAACTATATAACCAATAAAAAGGGGGTCTTTTAGAGTGGAAGTTTTAAAAGTTGCTGCAAAATCTAATCCCAATTCGGTAGCTGGTGCTCTTGCTAATACTATCCGTGAACAAGGCGGTGCTGAATTACAAGCAATCGGAGCAGGCGCATTAAATCAAGCAATAAAAGCAATAATAATTGCAAGAGGATATGTGGCTCCATCGGGTATCGATTTAGTTTGTATTCCAGCTTTCACTGATATTGATATTAACGGAGAAGAAAGAACAGCGATTAAATTAATCGTTCAATCCAAGTAAAAAAAGTGTGCATGTCACACTTTTCTTTTTTATTTCTTTTATAGATTATAATTTAAATAATTAATCCTATTATATGAAATTCTATTTATTCTATTAAGTTAATCATATTTTCCTTGATTTTATAAGTTTTTAATGTTTTAATAAATTTGAATGAGGTATTATTACGTTTAAGTGATAAATTGCTAAAACCTTTCTGCCATATTGTTGTATATGAAATATTTTGCAAAATAACTGTATAATAATAAATGCGAACACAAAAAATAAATATAGTTATGAATACGAAATGAAATATTTATATCAAATATTGCAAAAAATATAGCTGAATGTTAATTTATATTAGTAAAAACATTAAAAAACGAATAAATTCAAATCAGAACTTGCAAAGTTTGAAGAAATATATTACAATATGTTTAATTGAAATAAGTTATAATAATGAAAAGGGTGGTGTTTGTACATGATATTATCAAGTAAAGGTCTAGATATAAAACCTTCATCAACATTAGAAATCACAGCAAAAGCCAAGCAAATGAAAGCTGATGGAATAGATGTAGTGGGATTTGGTGCAGGCGAACCAGATTTTGATACACCAGATCATATAAAACAAGCAGCTATTGACGCAATAAATGAAGGATTTACAAAATATACACCAGCTTCGGGTATACTTCCATTGAAAAAAGCTATATGTAAAAAGTTGGAAGAGGATAACAATGTTAAGTACGAACCAAGTCAAATCGTTGTAAGTAATGGAGCAAAACATTGTTTGACTAATACTTTTATGGCAATATTAAATCCTGAAGATGAAGTAATTATACCTGCTCCTTTTTGGTTAAGTTATGTTCAAATGGTTAAAATAGCTGATGGTGTTCCAATTATTGTGAAGGCTAGCAAAGAAAATAATTATAAAGTTACTGTAAAAGATTTAGAAGATGCATTAACCAAAAAAACAAAAGCAATTTTAATAAATAGTCCAAGTAATCCAACTGGTATGGTTTATTCAGAAGAAGAACTAAAAGAAATAGCTGATTTCGCTGTAAAGAATGATTTGTTCGTTGTATCTGATGAAATATACGAAAAGTTGATTTATGGTGACGAGAAGCATATCAGTATAGCTTCATTCAATGAAGATATATATAAGAAAACTATAATAATTAATGGTGTTTCTAAGAGTTACGCAATGACTGGTTGGAGAATAGGTTATTCAGCCGCGCCTGAAGCAATATCCAAAATAATGTCTAATATCCAAAGCCATGCTTCCTCCAATCCTAATTCTATAGCCCAAAAAGCTGCCCTAGCTGCTATTAGTGGTGATCAAGAATGTGTTAAGAAAATGAAGGTGGAATTTGATAAAAGAAGAGACTATATGTTCAGCAGAATATCAGAAATGCCATATATCTCTGCTATCAAACCTCATGGAGCATTCTATGTATTTGTTGACCTAGATGAAGTTCTAGGAAAAAAATATAAAGGTGAAGTTATAGATAATGCTAGTGTTTTCGCTAAACTATTATTAGATAATGAAAAAGTTGCAGCTGTTCCATGTACAGATTTTGGTTTTGATACTCACTTTAGATTGTCATATGCTATATCAATGGAAAACATAGAAAAAGGACTAGATAGGATTGAAGATTTTCTTGATAATCTAGAATAAAAAAGTTATATCAGGAGCTGTTTCAAAATAATTTGAAGCTGCTCTTTTTTGCATTTAGAGAAACGAATTAATTAGGCATTGAAAACCCTTCTATTTCATATGCTTAAAAATCAGGACTTTCCTATAAGAGATCAAATAAGCAAATTTCTACTTGCCTAACTTATGTTTTTATTCTATGATATAATAGATTGATAGAAAAATATCTAATAAATATCATATAAAAAGGTTAATCCAAGAAAAAGATTTACAATGTAAATAGATAATAGAATTTTTTTATAGTATAAAAAGATGTTAAACCTTTATAATCATAAAGGGGCATAACTTTTCTAATCTATAAAAAATATAAATAAATCTTATATAAATGATACGCTGAAAGGATGAGTTAATTGAATAACGTATATGAAACACCATTAGGGACAAGGTATGCTAGTAAGGAAATGTTATATATTTTTTCTCCAGACAAAAAATTCAAGACATGGAGAAAATTATGGATAGCTCTTGCAGAAGCAGAGAAAGAATTAGGAATCGATATTAGCGATGAGCAGATAGAAGAATTAAAAAAATATAAAGATGATATTAATTATGAAGTAGCAAAAGAAAGAGAAAAAGTTGTTCGCCATGATGTCATGTCCCATGTATATGCATATGGATGTCAAGCTCCAACAGCTAAACCAATAATTCATTTAGGAGCAACTAGTTGTTATGTGGGAGATAATACAGACATAATAATTATGACAGAAGCTCTAAGATTGATAAAAGATAAACTAGTTAATGTAATTGATAAGTTAGCTAAGTTCGCTCTTGAATATAAAGATATGCCAACATTAGGATTTACCCATTACCAGCCAGCTCAATTGACTACTGTTGGTAAAAGAGCATGCCTATGGTTAGAAGATTTATTGATGGATTATGAAGATGTAGTACATCAACTGAAAAAAGCTAAACTTAGAGGGGTAAAAGGTACTACAGGTACACAAGCAAGTTTCCTTAATCTATTTGAGGGAAATCATGATAAAGTAAAAGAATTAGATAAATCAGTAGCCACAAAATTAGGATATGAAGATACTTTCCCTGTAACAGGGCAAACATATCCTAGAAAACTTGATTCACAAATGTTAAATGTGCTTAGTACCATAGCTCAATCAGCATATAAATTTAGTAATGACATCAGATTATTACAAAACTTAAAAGAAATAGAAGAACCATTCGAAAAAAGTCAAATCGGTTCTTCTGCAATGGCATATAAAAGAAATCCAATGAGAAGCGAAAGAATATCTTCTCTATCTAGACATATTATCTGTAATGCTCTTAATCCAGCAATTACAGCTTCGACTCAATGGTTTGAAAGAACTCTTGATGATAGTGCCAATAAAAGATTATCTGTGCCAGAGGCTTTCTTAGCTGCTGATGCAGTATTGGAAATATTCATGAATGTAGTTGATGGACTTGTGGTATATGATAAAGTTATTCATCAGAGAATTATGAGTGAACTACCTTTTATGGCTACTGAAACCATATTGATGGAAGGTGTTAAAAAAGGTGGAGATAGACAAGAACTACATGAAAAGATAAGAGTATTGTCTATGGAAGCTGGAAAACAAGTTAAAATGGAAGGTAAGAAGAATGATCTAATCGAACGTATATTAGCTGATGGAACATTCGGTATGAGCAAAGAAGAAATTTTATCAATATTGAAACCAGAGAATTTTATAGGAAGAGCCCCAGAACAAGTTGAAGATTTCATTAATAATTATGTTAATGTAATTCTAGATGAAAACAAAGATGTACTAGGAAAAACAGCTGAATTAAGTGTTTAAGAACATAGAAAAGAGGATAGGTATGAGTAAGATTGGATTTATTGGTACCGGTAATATGGGCTATGCTATGATAAAGGGTATTGCAGGTAGCCTAAAAGATGTAGAATTAGTATATACAGATGTGAATAAAGATAGATTGGAACAAATCAAATCAGAGATTGGATACAGCTATGTGAATAGCAATGCAGAATGTGTAAAAAATTCTAAATATGTTATATTAGCTGTAAAGCCACAATATTATCAACAAGTGTTAGAC includes:
- the recA gene encoding recombinase RecA, encoding MKEDKKRALEAAISNIEKAYGKGAIMKLGESRENMNIETIPTGSLSLDIALGAGGIPRGRVIEVFGPESSGKTTVALHMVAEAQKKGGIAGFVDAEHALDPEYAKKIGVDIDNLYISQPDNGEQALEITETMVRSGAIDIVIVDSVAALVPKAEIEGEMGDSHVGLQARLMSQALRKLTGSINKSNCIVIFINQLREKVGVMFGSPETTTGGRALKFYSSIRLDVRRIETLKQSTDFIGNRVRVKVVKNKIAPPFKTAEFDIMFGKGISKAGDILDLATQENIVNKSGAWYSYNETRLGQGRENAKQYLMDNPQLLTEIDTLVRKHFDIPVDEVKDDKKKEEVKKETTNDKKNKNK
- a CDS encoding regulatory protein RecX, which codes for MTITDIIQNKRFKNYYDIHIDGEYMFFVTYKELKFLKLKINDDITEEFLQKIYREYIISRAKNRALRLLTRKDMTRKEIIQKLKLTGYNDYVTNKIILFLEEYNFINDKKYVEKYVNYNQKRKSVKKIGMELTQKGISKDTINEYIENIDFCEEENAYNLLYKKYKNVDTIDNKIKRRMIGYLMRKGYNYSLINKVIDQFMRKKNLTNT
- the rny gene encoding ribonuclease Y, with the protein product MDNPIILVILILVVAVVVGIITFKLGVSYRKKVAESQYGSAEQKARKIVDEAIKEAESIKRESRLVVKEETYKIKSDLDKEVKERRNELQRLERRLLQKEESLDKKSDTLERKENQLVSKEEQLSKMKAEVSELQKKHVKELERISGLTSNQAKEYLLKSVENEVKHETAILIKEMEVRAKEEVNKKSREILANVIQKCAVDHVAETTVSVVPLPSDEMKGRIIGREGRNIRTLETLTGIDLIIDDTPEAVILSGFDPIRREVARIALEKLIVDGRIHPARIEEMVEKAKKEVENIIREEGEMATFDTGVHGLHHELTRLLGKMKFRTSYGQSVLKHSIEVSHLSGLIAGEIGVDVRVAKRAGLLHDIGKSVDHEMEGSHVSIGADLCRKYKESEVIINAVEAHHGDVEPTSLVAVIVQAADAISAARPGARRETLETYIKRLQRLEEIAAEFKGVDKSFAIQAGREIRIMVIPDQTSDEEMVVLAREISKKIEDELEYPGQIKVNVIRETRAVEYAK
- a CDS encoding stage V sporulation protein S, with translation MEVLKVAAKSNPNSVAGALANTIREQGGAELQAIGAGALNQAIKAIIIARGYVAPSGIDLVCIPAFTDIDINGEERTAIKLIVQSK
- a CDS encoding pyridoxal phosphate-dependent aminotransferase, which codes for MILSSKGLDIKPSSTLEITAKAKQMKADGIDVVGFGAGEPDFDTPDHIKQAAIDAINEGFTKYTPASGILPLKKAICKKLEEDNNVKYEPSQIVVSNGAKHCLTNTFMAILNPEDEVIIPAPFWLSYVQMVKIADGVPIIVKASKENNYKVTVKDLEDALTKKTKAILINSPSNPTGMVYSEEELKEIADFAVKNDLFVVSDEIYEKLIYGDEKHISIASFNEDIYKKTIIINGVSKSYAMTGWRIGYSAAPEAISKIMSNIQSHASSNPNSIAQKAALAAISGDQECVKKMKVEFDKRRDYMFSRISEMPYISAIKPHGAFYVFVDLDEVLGKKYKGEVIDNASVFAKLLLDNEKVAAVPCTDFGFDTHFRLSYAISMENIEKGLDRIEDFLDNLE
- the purB gene encoding adenylosuccinate lyase, producing the protein MNNVYETPLGTRYASKEMLYIFSPDKKFKTWRKLWIALAEAEKELGIDISDEQIEELKKYKDDINYEVAKEREKVVRHDVMSHVYAYGCQAPTAKPIIHLGATSCYVGDNTDIIIMTEALRLIKDKLVNVIDKLAKFALEYKDMPTLGFTHYQPAQLTTVGKRACLWLEDLLMDYEDVVHQLKKAKLRGVKGTTGTQASFLNLFEGNHDKVKELDKSVATKLGYEDTFPVTGQTYPRKLDSQMLNVLSTIAQSAYKFSNDIRLLQNLKEIEEPFEKSQIGSSAMAYKRNPMRSERISSLSRHIICNALNPAITASTQWFERTLDDSANKRLSVPEAFLAADAVLEIFMNVVDGLVVYDKVIHQRIMSELPFMATETILMEGVKKGGDRQELHEKIRVLSMEAGKQVKMEGKKNDLIERILADGTFGMSKEEILSILKPENFIGRAPEQVEDFINNYVNVILDENKDVLGKTAELSV